ggttcttaccattttatgttgaatattaagtttcaactagatgatcttaccagaagcttctaaagttctctaagcatcgatctattcgaatgtctagggactagactcattcgagaattaaatggaaaaagattttaggttgtttaaccattggtaaagctgagcgtttaaactcaatgctttatgatctcaaaactacattgtattttaaattcacaagcaccaattggtttgccattcgattttgatactcgaaaacaaccataaaagtcgatataagaaacgtatattttaaatttctcactttctctcatttccgtgaatcgttcttggattcactaccaatcgaggaaatttactgttacctttctaaaaggatttattgcagtgcaagatatttaattataaacaataattaaaacatacattgaagcatgcaaagtctaaacatttatcatgagtaataacttgaaaattaaagcaatcatgcaatttgaacaagttactggcattttattcgaatttattgttccggcaggtgtgaataaaatgattccaagaccctaaaatcattgaagaattaagcacagtttgtcgactcaatcctaaaacattttaggtaagcaaaaacctattgctaatagtctagaaactattcttggttgataggtacgtctaagaacttattaggtaaacctatcgattttgccacgacataaaaggactccttacttatatcgttgagtttcaccaaaactaacatgtactcacaattatttgtgtaccttgcccctttaggaccaataagtaacacctcgctgagcgaaaactattactagattgatgtaaaggatatccaagcaagtgtatattttggcatgacaccttttaactcaatttttaagtttggaacttaaggctcttactatgttggttagattttaagtgaactaaaatccttaatcatgcaacataatcaagccacaatctcatgcataattaagacatatttaaagcaataaataacttaaagcatgcataagataaatgtgatctagtatggctcgacttcatcttgatgcttcaacttcaaagtccgtctcgaaaatctccgtgggaggcaccattttcttcaaataggataagctataattaaactaattacaactatttgatggtacgcagaccatatttgaattgaaaaacaattttggtactttagaccaattacattcaaattaatggtacgcagaccatattttctatcctatttgggccatactagtcacttcataacctgcaaaacagtacatatacaatatataccattcacccattcattatcatgaatgacccacatagctggttagtaaaacacattatgcatcacataaacatttgcagaaattaatcaagggcaccaataatctacaaattattcagtccttattaattctaatcaagttgttttaaccttaaggatttgtagacctaatcaagagtttatgactaaaagggctcccacttaaaccaataaattaatatgctttactaattttaaacataaaaatgtatttctagtctaaccggaaacatacaaatttaattaaaatttaaagctcatataaatttataattgaatccacatatttaatttattttcagtcgtatttaaattaattcatgattttaattttagtaaaataattagaataaatgaaatttattataattataatattcaaaattaaaatccaagaaaataatttaaattattaattttaaaattaattaaaattacgtaaactgaaaatttcaaattaaaattttaaaacaataTAATCGTAACTTAAAGCATTCACCTACACCAcacaacgcacagccataggccacacgcacgcagccatcgctggccatgtgcgcgcagcctatgtgctgcgtcgcatctgctgctgctcaccatcgtaaggcgcgcgccagcgctcgtcgcaacaagctcgctgctcaccatcgctgggcgcaacgctcgtcgcacgcgctcgctgctcaccatcgctgggcgcagcgctcgtcgcacgcgaggcttcgcacgttgcgcgcggcagttgcgtcgtggcgcagctcgcctgctgcccatacgcgactgtcgctgccttgctctcgcccttgcccactcgctcgtcacacacagcacacgacacaaggcagggctgctgccttgtgctcgtgcaccatggccttgctcattgcattcgtaccgcataggcgacgagctcccttgctcgtcgtcgcatgcccgcactatacaacaccccttaaggtccattgctttgtgcgtgcaagttatatgagcgaatcgcataaaaataaaaaaatttattttcaaaattaatgacaaattaataaatcatattaatttcataattttagggcgaaaaatcgaaaatttattaatttattgatttccgattaacatggattcaagtctaggtcataaaaatttaaaatttaacataaatttacaatttttatggtggtttttaatcataggtatctaattaaattataactaattatgaaaatcaaattaattctaaattattccaattttcaacaaattaatcataattacaaattagattgcataattaacaaggctaggcattcaaacttgttaaacatatacagtaggtcaatcaaaaattcaagatttaacaaccagaatcgcaaatatttaatttaacttcttaaatttacgaaattttgcgttcgaaaaactaaaacctccgaaaagtcatagttaggcttcgaatttgagaattctgggttcggccgaaaaatattgtttttgtcaaaattttagaatgccttttacatgcggaattgacacaaaaatcactcgatttggatgagtaacgaagaaactgccgaaaaactgcgtacatataattaaataaacgcaatttgcaattaattaacaattacgaaaattaatcaccccttttaattcttgcaaatttgtaatatttaaccatgtttatgcaatttagattatgaaaataataagaggctcgtgataccactgttaggttatgatacatatgacaatacataaatcatgcggaaaaaccataaagccaggaaagcatattatttacacataatcatttagcatagtatagatgcatacactttgtagcgtgccttccctagctgcacccgaaccgaacaagaacaagtctttaggactccaagtgtcgtccctccgtagatagtccacagtacgtccggatccgcctcaagattgaccaattagaatcgcccttaaggtgcttaggaatttcggttattattgtgcaagagtgtggctgaattttctttcaaaaacttaccctttgaatacttcaatcgtgcgtataaattatgaccctagacccttatttatagaggtttggaaagggaattggaatcctagtaggatacgatttaattaaacttagaatcctacaaggactctatttaattaaataatcctaataggaataggaatttaatcatacatcaaatcctaatagttttaggaattatgcatggacacaaacacacacacgagcatgacccgcaagcatgcaggccatgcccgcgcacagcccacacgcccacgaagcacatgcgagctaccgcagcccacgaggctgccatggcctaagctgcgcgctgggcctgccttgcggtaggcctgccgcagccttgggctgtattgtggcgcgccattgcttgctgggcgatggcctggcttcgtgctgggccttcgtccggcaggcctcgtccgatgcttattcgtacgatacgtttccgataaaattcccggttttcggaattcatttccgatacgaacaatatttaatatttccgattccggaattaatttccgtttcgaacaaatatttaatatttccgtttccggaattattttccgattccgataatatttccgattctgacaatatttccgtttccggcaatatttccgattccggcaatatttccatttccgataatattttccgatacgtaccatgtttccgtttccggtaacatctacgacttggataatatttatatttccgatacgatccatatttccgtttccggcaatatcatcgtttccggagtattcatttcttgcttgtgacgatctcagctcccactgaaaccaagatccgtcgattccgaatatccatagatagagcatttaatgccattaaatacttgatccgtttacgtactatttgtgtgaccctacgggttcagtcaagagtaagctgtggattaatatcattaattccacttgaactgaagcggcctctagctaggcattcagctcacttgatctcactgaattattaacttgttaattaatactgaaccgcatttattagacttaacattgaatgcatacttggaccaagggcattatttccttcaaaatgacccaatgaatttaattggttaaaataataattggacacagattttgatagaatattaagttatttatgtgagaatataaaaggaaatgtaaagaacattttgaaatacccaaaaaggaaaacgtaaagaacaaagagagacggagggagtaatagttTTGTAGATATtctgttaaatattttgtgaaaaagaatgatcaaaatccgtgcgtgcacgggatctaatctagtttatTACCTAATACCTACATGCGTTCCCGAAATATCTTTACGCTTATTATTTACATGATAATTAAGTAACGTTTATAACCATGTGATGGTGGGGGTAACAGGTGGGTTCATtagtggctataaattgtccaagaACGTAAGTGGATAAAAATTAATACTTCCATCGTATATGAACGATTGGTGCACTTTCTATGTATGAAAATTTCTCCCGTTATTTTATTATACCTTTCGTACACCAAAGAATCCTCTCGTAATATTTTTATCACTCACCTTTATTAAACTATGTGCCGGTCAAAGTACACCAATCATTTctatatggagggagtattaaactATCTAAACTAATTTATTAAAAAGCGTTTCTAATAACGTATACGCGTCGCACTTTGAGGAAGGGTTCCCTTATCACCCCCCACTCTCAAAGTGTCTAGCCTGCTAACTCGGGTTGGTTAACCCGTGCGGAGTTCCGATCCGGTAGGACATTTCATcttaccttcaaaaaaaataaaaataacgtaTACGCATCACATGTAACCCTTTTCTTCACTAGTTTATGACATGCCATCTCCTTATCAAAGAATATGTGGAAcaaaatattttaataataagATTAGAATATGAGACATATCACATGCAAAGTGGATGTCTTACCATCTTAGCCAACCAtgaaatattctttttttttttgcatataaaTATATGTAACTTGAAACATCAAATTGTATAGTCTATAATAATATTTTACTCCGTACGTATTATACACCACTGTATGCTATTCAAAGTCGTAGTAGTCTGGAATATCATTTGGGCCAAACACTAGTTGTGAGTTGGTAAGAGTTTATTCTTgcgtggacctggtccacaataatattattgtggaccaaaaatcaatatttttctcTAGCACCCTTTTTATACTCATagtgacctttattgttcatatagtaactataataaattaaacacctaATTCTTAGACATAGTAACCAGTTTTTGAAACAtagtaaccctatgtttttaaaagagaatgtgacttaaaatcacattattcaaacacaacatgtatcaacgacactaatttgatatttttgttcataataatcctaataaaatgccaaaataaattaggaataAGTTGTTGACTTTATTTTAAGGCATGGTCCACAACCAATTTAGTGTGGACtaagtccatttaagaattggtgGTTGGTAAGTTGTGGTGAACTCCCGTGATAAAATATATCCAGTGGCATGGTGGCTGGGCCAAATTAGAGTATAAAGGTAAATTTTTTTATGCCGAAATTAAAACAAAGTAGGAAGTAAAGAACTTTCAAGAAGCGACTAAAACAAAAAACGTACACAACTTAAGAAAGGAGAATTAATCAAACAGGCCATGAATATATCAATATTAATAGCTCATCTACTTAGATGGGCACCAAATTTTCTTTGGTATTCCTTTAGGGGTACTCTTTCTTATCttaaccaaaaaaatatatcaatattaatatattattgtTTGAATGCCCGACACAAATTCTTCGTTCTTGTTGTAACCCGATTTTGACGCACACGAAATACATACTTAAAATGTTGTACGATGTTTTCAAAAACTGTTCATAACTTACATATCCTCTTAGTCACGGCATATGTATAAAACTGTAGACAAATGGGGCTGATCATGATCACCCTCCTATTTCAATTGGCTGTTGTTAATAGACTTCTCATGCATTGGTGTTCTACTTATGCTCACATAGATAGGACCGGTCTTAACTTTTTGGTGGCCTACGGGCGAATAAATAAATTAGGGCCCCATAATGTTATTGGTTTAGGGACAAAATAATTCCCAAACATGtggtgtaattttttttaattgaaaaaaatgtcatttaaaTCATCGCCttttcaattcttaagacttaATATTACTCTATATTTAATTTATCTCCTAAAGAAAATTTAACTCgatcaaaacaatattaaggcTTGAACACTTTTGACCTCGTGCTATAAAATATGAATCATATTTTAATATTTCACACATTTATCATTGATCAAGTTAACATAAGACATTGTCTATAACTACATGACATCTCCAATcttaattaagttattttttctaaatctattaaggataacgtagttatcctatatgatagaatatcgaatatagtagagttatgttataactAGACTATATGATATAAGATAGAAGTCTATATGAATTAGGAAACCTATGAAGAGTAGGAGATCTAGtttgtattataaatagagGCATATGGCCACATAGAACAAAACACAACATTTATATTTCcccattaatatattttaacatggtatcagagcaagttGAGATCTTGGGATTATCTACAAAAAATTTTCCCCTGTCGGTGGGTTGGAAAATTAGACCCACCGGCTGGATTTATAAGTCTCTACTCAAAAACAAGAAATTTTTAAGTTATTATTCCGCTGCGCATGTTTCTTTTGCAATTGATGAGGTGGTTTGTCTATTCGTCTATCTTTAGAAATATAAAGAAGTGTTCGTGTGTGTtagacaaataaataaattggttTGATTTGTCTCTTTGGTTAATTATGGGTAGGTGGTAGCTTTGCCAATTGTTTAATTGGAGGTTATGATCCTTCACGCATACACTGAAGCTTGATTCTAGTTGATTAATTGCTCTTCATGATGTTTTGATTCTCCATATGTCGTAAGACATGGACGGTTCTCCATATGTCGTAAGATATGGACGGTTTTTCATGTGTCGTAAGACATGGACGGTTCTCCTTCTGCCGTGAAAGAGGTTTTTCATATTGGCATTTTTTTCCTTGTACGAAACGACTGGACTCCTTGAAACGACAGAAACGACAGGACTCCTTGACACGACAAGACAGGCATATAACATTTTTTCTCTTGTACGAAACGACCGGACTCCTTGAAACGACAGAAACGACAGGACTCCTTGACACGACAAGACAGGCATATAACATTTTTTCTCTTGTACGAAACGACCGGACTCCTTGAAACGACAGAAACGACAGGACTCCTTGACACGACAAGACATGCATATAACATTTTTTCTCTTGTACGAAACGACCGGACTCCTTGAAACGACAAAAACGACGGGACTCCTTGACACGACAAGACCGGCCTATGACAAATTTTTTTCCTTATACGAAACGATAGGACTCCTTGAAACGACAGTAACAACAGGACTTCTTGACACGACAGGACAAACACAtggcatattttttttatttctccaaTCGCAACGTACGTGAAACTGCCGTTCCGATTGCGGGAGGGTATTAAGGATAACGCAGTTATCCTATATGATAGAATATCGAATAtagtagagttatgttataactAGGCTATATGATATAAGATAGAAGTCTATATGAATTAGGAAACCTATGAAGAGTAGGAGATTTAGtttgtattataaatagagGCGTATGGCCACATAgaacaaaacaaaacacaacATAACAGAACACAATATTATATTTCcccattaatatattttaacaaaATCTTAAATTAAACAAGTGTTAGTAGATtaacaaaagaagaagaaaatagtAGGATTATACTTTGTAAATGACTCTTTTTTTGGTGGTCATTTGGATTTAAATAGGATAATACTTCAACCAAATTAGCAAAAGataaatcacaaaaataaaaataaaaactacaatataaacgtaaaaaataaagataaaaagCTATGGTATAAACGTAAAAAAAACAGAGAAAAAAGAGGAAATGTTGACATTGATGGGAATCGAACTGCGATGACATGTTGTTTGAGACGCGAACCAAAACCAGCCTGTGGTACTTAATGCGTATATACTTGCACGTAATATTATTTAACCTATTTTGGATGACATAAGAGATATTGAGCTTTTGGGGCCCAGAGCGATGGCCCCTTATGCCCTGCCCTAGGGACGTGCCTGCACATAAATCTGGCTGATTACTTTGCTCGGTAGTAATTGatgcaatttaaaaaaaaattaggcatattttattaattggtgcacattttatttatgaaaatttcttcctttattttataattttttttcttattcaaAAGATCATACTAGTACTATTTTATCATTCATTCAttgtattttctttctttttttttttgctaagcaagagAGAAATATATTAATTGGATCAAACAATTACACCTTAAGCCAATTCCATGACatacaaaccaactaggttggactctATGCCCTTGAAATCAGCAAACACAAAGCTATACAAGCTCTAAAACACAACCACAATGCCTAAAGGCTATTACAAATTTGTGAACCATTCACTATCTCTCTTGCTTACATGCTTTGGCAGAACAACCTGAATTCTGTTCTTGACCATTTGCTTCAAAACCTTCATACTCTGACTGACAGTGGGAATGGAGTTATCCCAAAAACTTGTGTTTCTACACCTCCAGATCAAGTAGACAGCAACACCAACAGCTGCAAAATACACCTGCTTCCTGAACTTTGAAGCTTTACTTTGTCTAGCTTTCCTGACTAACTGAACCAAATTGCCATGAATAGAGAAACCTATCCACTGATGTACTGCTATAATAATTTGCTTACTATACTGGCACTGAAAAAAGAGATGCTGATGAGTCTCATCATCCAAGCCACAAATCAAGCAACTAGCAGATTGACTAATGCCTATCTTTGCTAGTTTGTCTGTAGTCTGGAGCTTTGATTGAACATCCAACCAGCAAATGAATCTATGTTTTGGAACATTCAGCCTATTCCAAACCATTTTGTCCCAATGCACCCTTGGCTTGTCCCCTAGGAGTTTCTCATACACTTGTTTCACTGAATAATGAGGCATGTTCTCAAAATCTGCACAAGTAAAGAACTGTTTGAGCTGCTCATTTGTATTGCACACTTGCTTCCAGTACCAGCTAGCAGTAGAACCAGGCTGATACTCCCACCAATCCCCATCCTTTAAGTATACTGAATTAATCCACCTAATCCACACATTATCCTGCTTCTTGACTAAAGCCCAAACATATTTCCCCATAAAGGCAATATTCCACTTCTGAACATCTCTAAACCCCAACCCCCCAGTGTGCTTGTCACTACAGACTTTATCCCAAGCTATGTTGCTTGGTTTATGACTGAAAGCATGGCCACTCCAGAGGAAGGCTCTGCAGATCTTCACTATGTCTTGTAGAACACCTTTTGGAAGCACATAAATTTGTGCCCAATACATGTGCAAACTCAGTAGAACTGAATTAACAAGCTGCATTCTTGCTGTATAGGATAAATTCCTAGAACTCCAAATTTTTATCCTAGTGATCATCTTATCCACCAAATGAGCACACTGAGCCACAGAGATCTTCTTAGAACATATAGGGACCCCCAAATATTTGAATGGCAACATACTTCTAGAAAAACCAGAAACATCTACTACCCTCTGTATTTCAGATTCATGCATGCCATGACAGTAGATAGAAGACTTTTGTTGGTTTGCCTTTAGGCCAGAAGTATCAGAAaacaacttgaaagcttgaagcaACAAGTAAATAGACTGATAATCTCCCTTGCTACAGATAATcagatcatcagcaaaacatAAGTGGGTAAGACCAATCCCCTTACACCTTGGATGAAACTGGAACTGATGCATAGAGCTCACTCTATTCAGAATTCTAGACAAATATTCCATGCAAATGACAAATAACAGAGGAGAGATAGGGTCTCCTTGCCTCAAACCTCTCTTGGATTTAAAAAACTCATCCATAGAACCATTCAGCATCAAAGAAAACATGGGAGTAGTAACACATTGCATAACCATATCAACAAACTGCTTTGGAAAGTCCAAAAGAACCAGCATCTCCTGTAAGAACTGCCAATCAACAATGTCATAGGCTTTTTGAAGATCAATCTTCATAAGGCAGCTAGGCTTAACCCCTTTCCTCCCATAATGCCTGACTAAATCTTGCACAACCATAATATTATGAACTATGTATCTCCCATGAACAAAACCTCCTTGATTTTCCATGATGAGATCAGGAAGAACTTGTCTTAATCTCCCACACAAAACTTTTGTTATGCACTTATAAATGGTGTTGCAGCAAGAAATTGGCCTGAACTCACTCACATCCTTTGGACATTTAGTCTTGGGGATAAGAGTAATCACAGTGTGGTTCACCTCCTTCAAGATTCTTCCTTGCTGTAACATATCAAGAATGGCTGCAATGACTTCATCCCCAACAATATGCCAAGCATCTTTGTAAAAATAAGAGCCAAAACCATCTGGACCAGGAGCTTTAATACCTGGAATAGAGAAAAGAGCCTTCTTAACTTCATCTGCTGTATAAGGAGCATTGAGTATAGCTTTATGATGATCCATACAGACTGGCCCCTGCTGCACCACCTCCTTATTTACTGGTGTTCTGTTATCAGAAGTACTACCTAGGAGCATTGTA
This Spinacia oleracea cultivar Varoflay chromosome 6, BTI_SOV_V1, whole genome shotgun sequence DNA region includes the following protein-coding sequences:
- the LOC130463129 gene encoding uncharacterized protein, which codes for MSNSSYHSGGRIVVAWKAGCFTVNIVAASSQFVHCHVTPVSGRKTFYCTFVYAFNDAGMRQDLWRDLFLLNTQEPWIVCGDFKCVMALDERIGAPVRHRDIVDVRNCMHACGMEDIKCVGNLFTWNKKQQGNNRVFSKIDRFMANQAWQTCFPVPEVCFMPEGLFDHSPGLLSVFPRDDGGKKPFKYFTMWKSSNVFSDIVQQAWNTQFIGTKMIILINKLKRVKLALKELNKVGFTDIQAADLRAYQTMVSAQTAMHNNPSDQSFADAELIAIQEYKEKHNAYLAFLSQKEKLSWLKDGDENTSLFHQSIKTRKVQNQVYSIYDMQGEWKDTADGVSKAFLDYYTMLLGSTSDNRTPVNKEVVQQGPVCMDHHKAILNAPYTADEVKKALFSIPGIKAPGPDGFGSYFYKDAWHIVGDEVIAAILDMLQQGRILKEVNHTVITLIPKTKCPKDVSEFRPISCCNTIYKCITKVLCGRLRQVLPDLIMENQGGFVHGRYIVHNIMVVQDLVRHYGRKGVKPSCLMKIDLQKAYDIVDWQFLQEMLVLLDFPKQFVDMVMQCVTTPMFSLMLNGSMDEFFKSKRGLRQGDPISPLLFVICMEYLSRILNRVSSMHQFQFHPRCKGIGLTHLCFADDLIICSKGDYQSIYLLLQAFKLFSDTSGLKANQQKSSIYCHGMHESEIQRVVDVSGFSRSMLPFKYLGVPICSKKISVAQCAHLVDKMITRIKIWSSRNLSYTARMQLVNSVLLSLHMYWAQIYVLPKGVLQDIVKICRAFLWSGHAFSHKPSNIAWDKVCSDKHTGGLGFRDVQKWNIAFMGKYVWALVKKQDNVWIRWINSVYLKDGDWWEYQPGSTASWYWKQVCNTNEQLKQFFTCADFENMPHYSVKQVYEKLLGDKPRVHWDKMVWNRLNVPKHRFICWLDVQSKLQTTDKLAKIGISQSASCLICGLDDETHQHLFFQCQYSKQIIIAVHQWIGFSIHGNLVQLVRKARQSKASKFRKQVYFAAVGVAVYLIWRCRNTSFWDNSIPTVSQSMKVLKQMVKNRIQVVLPKHVSKRDSEWFTNL